The Sphingobium sp. BYY-5 genome contains a region encoding:
- a CDS encoding BatA domain-containing protein encodes MSMGLLFPAALAALAVLIVPLIIHIARRSEQQPTDFAALRWLRQRPKPRSRLRFDEWPLLLLRLALLALAALWLAQPVLFGAGDDRPYIAVVPGTQVDPATLGDARLHWLAPGFPKIYDTPPASPLPAASLIRQLDAELPAGTPLTIITPTIIEGADADRLRLSRAVTWRIAPGAMPAPRGTASPAPRIALRSDQAHASGLRYLRAAALAWQPSGKPTAIDSGPLNAPLPAIDQPLFWMGGGTLPATLTQWIKKGGQAIVASDTLMPQNAKAPIPVWRDDEGRPLAQALPMGKGRLLRFTRPLLPSQMPVLLEAHFPARLRLLIAPETTPSRVAAADYAPLTGGRSYDQPPRPLQPWLALLIALLLLAERWLATRRSRSIAP; translated from the coding sequence ATGAGCATGGGCCTGCTTTTCCCGGCAGCGCTGGCCGCGCTCGCGGTGCTGATCGTGCCGCTTATCATCCATATCGCGCGCAGGAGCGAGCAGCAGCCGACCGACTTCGCCGCGCTGCGCTGGCTGCGGCAACGGCCCAAGCCCCGCTCGCGCCTGCGCTTCGACGAATGGCCGCTGCTGCTGCTCCGCCTTGCGCTGCTGGCGCTCGCCGCCCTGTGGCTGGCTCAGCCCGTCCTGTTCGGCGCAGGCGATGACCGCCCCTATATTGCCGTCGTGCCGGGCACACAGGTCGATCCGGCCACGCTGGGCGACGCCCGCCTCCACTGGCTCGCCCCCGGTTTCCCGAAGATTTACGATACCCCGCCCGCCAGCCCGCTGCCGGCCGCCAGCCTGATCCGCCAGCTCGACGCCGAACTTCCCGCCGGGACGCCGCTCACCATCATCACCCCGACCATCATCGAAGGCGCCGACGCCGACCGCCTGCGCCTGTCGCGCGCGGTGACGTGGCGGATCGCGCCCGGCGCGATGCCAGCCCCGCGCGGAACCGCATCCCCCGCGCCCCGCATCGCCCTTCGATCCGATCAGGCCCATGCAAGCGGCCTGCGCTATCTGCGCGCTGCCGCGCTGGCCTGGCAACCATCAGGCAAGCCCACCGCCATCGACAGCGGACCGCTCAACGCACCGCTGCCCGCCATTGACCAGCCCCTCTTCTGGATGGGCGGCGGCACCCTGCCCGCAACGCTCACCCAATGGATCAAAAAGGGCGGACAGGCCATCGTCGCCTCCGACACGCTGATGCCGCAGAATGCCAAAGCCCCCATCCCCGTCTGGCGCGACGACGAAGGTCGGCCCCTGGCGCAAGCCCTGCCCATGGGCAAGGGCCGCCTGCTGCGCTTCACCCGGCCCCTGCTCCCCTCGCAAATGCCCGTTCTGTTGGAAGCGCACTTTCCCGCTCGACTGCGCCTGTTAATCGCACCCGAAACAACGCCTTCCCGCGTCGCCGCAGCCGATTATGCCCCGCTCACCGGCGGCCGATCCTATGACCAGCCGCCCCGGCCGCTCCAACCGTGGCTCGCTCTCCTGATTGCGCTACTGCTACTCGCCGAACGCTGGCTCGCCACCCGCCGCAGCCGGAGCATCGCGCCATGA
- a CDS encoding DUF58 domain-containing protein, with protein sequence MTDLLPPDVRSRLRGLRLVTRRAVGSHGIGLHQSHSRGAGLEFAQYRAYEPGDELRQIDWKLYARSDKFFVREAERESPVAVWILIDASASMGQSDAARPDYSRLDAAKAIAAAVAELAMQQGDRFGFMALGDQGLALLPPATGLRQRDRLLLELLKVRPARGFAAESQLGPVWERIGAHDLVILLSDCFDEGVVALAEKLAAAGRETLVIEMLTVAERDFPFDGGHRFRDPETGEELLADGAALRAEFIARFAQARDTLHARLEATGIRHAAHILDEPVDLPLRRLFAAHGAAEYA encoded by the coding sequence ATGACCGATCTCCTCCCCCCTGACGTGCGCAGCCGCCTTCGCGGCCTGCGCCTTGTCACGCGCCGGGCTGTGGGGTCGCATGGCATCGGCCTGCATCAGAGCCACAGCCGCGGCGCGGGCCTCGAATTCGCCCAATATCGCGCCTATGAACCGGGCGACGAACTGCGCCAGATCGACTGGAAGCTCTACGCCCGTTCCGACAAATTCTTCGTGCGGGAGGCGGAACGCGAAAGCCCGGTCGCGGTCTGGATATTGATCGACGCCAGCGCCTCCATGGGCCAGTCTGACGCCGCCCGCCCCGATTACAGCCGCCTCGACGCCGCGAAAGCCATCGCCGCCGCCGTCGCCGAACTCGCGATGCAGCAGGGCGACCGCTTCGGCTTCATGGCGCTGGGCGACCAGGGACTCGCGCTGCTTCCCCCCGCTACCGGCCTGCGTCAGCGCGACCGGCTGCTACTGGAACTGCTCAAAGTCCGCCCGGCGCGCGGCTTCGCGGCGGAAAGCCAGCTAGGTCCGGTCTGGGAACGGATCGGTGCGCATGATCTGGTGATCCTGCTCAGCGACTGTTTCGACGAAGGCGTAGTGGCGCTGGCAGAGAAGTTGGCCGCCGCCGGACGGGAAACACTGGTGATCGAGATGCTGACCGTCGCCGAACGGGATTTTCCCTTCGACGGCGGCCATCGCTTCCGCGATCCCGAAACTGGCGAGGAACTGCTCGCCGACGGCGCAGCTCTGCGCGCAGAATTTATCGCCCGCTTCGCGCAGGCGCGCGACACGCTCCACGCCCGGCTGGAAGCGACCGGCATCCGCCACGCCGCGCACATCCTCGACGAACCCGTCGACCTCCCCCTGCGTCGCCTGTTCGCGGCTCATGGCGCGGCGGAATATGCATGA
- a CDS encoding MoxR family ATPase: protein MTDLTEAEIQTRLGALTQLRAAIGQAIVGQGDVVEQLLIGLLAGGHCLLEGVPGLGKTLLVRSLGEALNLDFRRVQFTPDLMPSDILGTELLEEDHGTGHRSFRFQQGPVFTNLLLADELNRTPPKTQAALLEAMQEKTVSYAGVTHRLPAPFFVLATQNPLEQAGTYPLPEAQLDRFLLHIRVDYPTEAEERAILAQTTGSKPAAVPTVMQGEEVLALQKLVRDVHLSDDLLDWVTRIVRASRPGDGAPDDIRKYVKWGAGPRAGQSLILASKARALLHGRLAATREDIIALAGPVMRHRLLLSFAAEAEGRSADDVVAALVRAVPLA, encoded by the coding sequence ATGACCGACCTCACCGAAGCCGAAATCCAGACCCGCCTTGGCGCGCTGACCCAATTGCGCGCCGCGATCGGCCAGGCGATCGTCGGGCAGGGCGATGTTGTCGAGCAACTTCTGATCGGCCTGCTCGCGGGTGGCCATTGCCTGCTGGAGGGCGTCCCCGGCCTCGGCAAGACATTGCTTGTTCGATCGCTGGGCGAAGCGCTGAATCTCGACTTCCGCCGTGTCCAGTTCACCCCCGACCTGATGCCCAGCGACATTCTCGGCACCGAATTGCTGGAGGAGGATCATGGCACCGGCCACCGCAGCTTCCGCTTCCAGCAGGGGCCAGTCTTCACCAACCTGCTGCTGGCCGACGAACTCAACCGCACCCCGCCCAAGACGCAGGCGGCGCTGCTGGAGGCGATGCAGGAAAAGACCGTCAGCTATGCCGGCGTCACCCATCGCCTGCCCGCGCCCTTCTTCGTGCTGGCGACGCAGAACCCGCTGGAGCAGGCCGGCACCTATCCCCTGCCCGAAGCGCAGCTCGACCGTTTCCTCCTCCATATCCGGGTCGATTATCCCACCGAGGCGGAGGAGCGCGCCATCCTGGCCCAGACCACCGGCTCCAAACCCGCCGCCGTCCCCACCGTGATGCAGGGCGAGGAAGTGCTGGCGCTGCAAAAGCTCGTCCGCGACGTCCATCTGAGCGACGACCTGCTCGACTGGGTGACGCGCATCGTCCGCGCCAGCCGTCCCGGCGACGGCGCGCCGGATGATATCCGCAAATATGTGAAATGGGGCGCCGGTCCCCGCGCCGGTCAGTCGCTCATCCTGGCGTCGAAGGCCCGCGCCCTGCTCCACGGCCGCCTCGCCGCCACGCGCGAGGATATCATTGCGCTCGCCGGCCCGGTCATGCGCCATCGCCTATTGCTCTCCTTCGCTGCCGAGGCGGAAGGGCGCAGCGCCGATGACGTGGTCGCCGCGCTGGTTCGCGCCGTCCCGCTCGCCTGA
- a CDS encoding DUF4159 domain-containing protein, translating to MTRSDFLRLMADGLASTLLARPLAAAGSYDFWFTRLRYDSGDWDVDQRAPSNIITSLIDYTTLRVDPKEHVIALSDPKMLTAPFCYMAGHKLVEFSPAERRNFERYVRNGGFVMVDDCNHDIDGLFARSFEAQMAKIFGPKAMKLLPKNHGLYRSFFKFDGPPNTGLELNGWGDDLVHDYLKGIEVNGRLGVLYSNKDYGCEWDYDWRNKRFLAEDNTKFAVNIVMYALSV from the coding sequence ATGACCCGCAGCGACTTTCTTCGGTTGATGGCCGACGGCCTCGCCAGCACATTGCTGGCCCGCCCACTCGCAGCCGCCGGAAGCTACGACTTCTGGTTCACCCGCCTGCGCTACGATAGCGGCGACTGGGACGTGGACCAGCGCGCGCCGTCGAACATCATCACTTCGCTCATCGACTACACCACCCTGCGCGTCGATCCGAAGGAGCATGTCATCGCTCTGTCGGACCCGAAGATGCTGACGGCGCCCTTCTGTTACATGGCGGGGCACAAGCTGGTGGAATTCTCGCCCGCCGAGCGGCGCAATTTCGAACGCTATGTCCGCAATGGCGGCTTTGTCATGGTGGACGATTGCAATCATGACATAGACGGCCTCTTCGCCCGGTCGTTCGAGGCGCAGATGGCGAAGATATTCGGGCCAAAAGCGATGAAGTTATTGCCCAAGAACCACGGCCTCTACCGCAGCTTCTTCAAGTTCGACGGCCCGCCCAACACCGGGCTGGAACTGAACGGCTGGGGCGACGACCTCGTCCATGATTATCTCAAGGGCATAGAGGTGAACGGGCGGCTGGGCGTTCTGTACAGCAACAAGGATTATGGCTGCGAATGGGATTATGACTGGCGCAACAAACGCTTTCTGGCCGAGGACAATACGAAGTTCGCGGTCAACATCGTGATGTACGCGCTGTCGGTGTGA
- a CDS encoding TldD/PmbA family protein, producing MSILTEAQAKAILTKVVGLSKADECTAQLTGKTQGNIRFARNNVSTAGLTDDIELAVQVAYGKKIGTATINQFDDASLERVVRRAETLAQLAPDNPEFMPAVARQVYKPSPTFAQATADITPDYRAQVAATSINACKTQNLIAAGYLEDGQSFKAIANSKGNFGYQRSTVLDYTCTVRTEDGRGSGWVGTDTQDATRFKANSDIQIAMRKASASAEAKALEPGKYTVILEPMAAAGLIGFMFYYFGAREADEGRSFLSKKGGGNKLGEQVFGPQVNFYTDPWDPVAPCEPWDEDGLARQRMDMVKGGKITNLNYSRYWAQKQGKPAVGQMGNILMTGGDKSTADLVRSTERGVLITRTWYIRMVDPQTVLLTGLTRDGTFYIENGQIKYPIKNFRFNESPVIMLNNVEELGKPVRVPPDEVSMNIVVPPMKLRDFTFTSLSDAV from the coding sequence ATGAGCATCCTTACCGAAGCGCAGGCCAAGGCTATCCTGACCAAGGTCGTCGGCCTGTCCAAGGCGGACGAATGCACCGCGCAGCTTACCGGCAAGACTCAGGGCAATATCCGCTTTGCCCGCAACAATGTGTCCACCGCCGGTCTGACCGACGATATCGAACTGGCCGTGCAGGTCGCTTATGGCAAGAAGATCGGCACCGCCACCATCAACCAGTTCGACGACGCCTCGCTGGAGCGGGTCGTGCGCCGGGCCGAAACACTGGCGCAGCTGGCCCCGGACAATCCGGAGTTCATGCCCGCCGTCGCCCGGCAGGTCTACAAGCCCAGCCCGACCTTTGCTCAGGCGACCGCCGACATCACGCCCGATTATCGCGCACAGGTCGCCGCCACCTCGATCAACGCCTGCAAGACGCAGAACCTGATCGCGGCCGGCTATCTGGAGGATGGCCAGAGCTTCAAGGCGATCGCCAACAGCAAGGGCAATTTCGGCTATCAGCGCTCGACCGTACTCGATTATACCTGCACCGTCCGCACCGAGGATGGGCGCGGTTCGGGCTGGGTCGGCACCGACACGCAGGACGCCACCCGCTTCAAGGCGAACAGCGACATCCAGATCGCGATGCGCAAGGCGTCGGCTTCGGCCGAAGCCAAGGCGCTGGAGCCGGGCAAATATACCGTGATCCTGGAGCCGATGGCGGCCGCGGGCCTGATCGGCTTCATGTTCTACTATTTCGGCGCGCGCGAGGCCGATGAGGGCCGCAGCTTCCTGTCGAAGAAGGGCGGCGGCAACAAGCTGGGCGAACAGGTGTTCGGCCCGCAGGTCAATTTCTACACCGACCCGTGGGACCCGGTTGCGCCGTGCGAGCCATGGGACGAGGACGGCCTAGCCCGCCAGCGCATGGACATGGTGAAGGGCGGCAAGATCACCAACCTCAATTACAGCCGTTACTGGGCGCAGAAGCAGGGCAAGCCCGCCGTCGGCCAGATGGGCAATATCCTGATGACGGGCGGCGACAAATCGACCGCCGACCTCGTCCGCTCCACCGAGCGCGGCGTGCTCATCACCCGCACCTGGTATATCCGCATGGTCGATCCTCAGACGGTGCTGCTGACTGGCCTGACCCGCGACGGCACCTTCTATATCGAAAATGGGCAGATCAAATATCCGATCAAGAATTTCCGGTTCAACGAAAGCCCGGTCATCATGCTCAACAATGTGGAAGAGCTGGGCAAGCCCGTCCGCGTGCCGCCAGACGAAGTGTCGATGAACATCGTCGTCCCGCCGATGAAGTTGCGCGACTTCACCTTCACGTCGCTGTCGGACGCGGTGTGA
- a CDS encoding TldD/PmbA family protein yields the protein MHRRDFLAFGAVGAGGLILPSMFGKVIAAEELNSAIDVAVKKSLADAAMNAAKSAGASYCDVRVGRYLRQFVITRERNVENIVNTESSGVGIRVIANGAWGFAATNEMTQEAVARAAQQAVAIAKANAPAQTAPVELAPTKGVGEVSWKTPIVKNSMAVPIKDKVDLLMGVNAAAMDAGADFIRSILFLVNEQKYFASTDGSYIDQDVHRIWAPVEVTAVDKASGKFRTREGLSAPMGLGFEYLDGAASGKTVLPNGVIVYGNSYDMKEDAVAAAKQARAKIKAPSVKPGKYDLVLDPSHTWLTIHESVGHPLELDRVLGYEANYAGTSFATMDKLQSHFQYGSQQVNIVADKTQPGSLGAVAYDDEGIKTKKWDLIRDGKLVGYQAIRDQAHIEGKKESDGCAYADSWSNVQFQRMANVNLEPGKTKKSVADMIAGVEDGIYIIGDGSFSIDQQRYNAQFGGQLFYEIKNGKITQQIEDVAYQIRTPEFWNACVGVCDASDYRLGGSFFDGKGQPPQVSAVSHGSSTARFNGINVINTARSLG from the coding sequence TTGCACAGACGCGATTTTCTGGCCTTTGGCGCCGTGGGCGCAGGAGGGCTTATCCTTCCTTCCATGTTCGGCAAGGTCATTGCCGCCGAGGAATTGAACAGCGCCATCGACGTGGCAGTCAAGAAGAGCCTGGCCGACGCCGCGATGAACGCTGCGAAAAGTGCGGGCGCCAGCTATTGTGACGTGCGCGTCGGCCGCTATCTGCGCCAGTTCGTCATCACCCGTGAGCGCAATGTCGAGAATATCGTCAACACCGAATCGTCCGGCGTCGGCATCCGCGTCATCGCCAACGGCGCCTGGGGCTTCGCCGCAACCAACGAGATGACCCAGGAAGCGGTCGCTAGGGCCGCGCAACAGGCCGTCGCCATCGCCAAGGCCAACGCACCGGCCCAGACCGCGCCGGTCGAACTCGCGCCCACCAAGGGCGTGGGCGAAGTCAGTTGGAAGACCCCGATCGTCAAGAACAGCATGGCCGTGCCGATCAAGGACAAGGTCGACCTGCTGATGGGAGTGAACGCCGCGGCCATGGATGCGGGCGCTGACTTCATCCGCTCCATCCTGTTCCTGGTGAACGAGCAGAAATATTTCGCCAGCACCGACGGCAGCTATATCGACCAGGACGTGCACCGCATCTGGGCGCCGGTCGAAGTGACCGCCGTCGACAAGGCCAGCGGCAAGTTCCGCACGCGCGAGGGCCTGTCCGCACCGATGGGCCTGGGCTTCGAATATCTCGATGGCGCAGCCTCGGGCAAGACCGTGCTGCCCAACGGCGTCATCGTCTACGGCAACAGCTACGACATGAAGGAAGACGCCGTCGCCGCCGCCAAGCAGGCGCGCGCCAAGATCAAGGCGCCCTCGGTGAAGCCCGGAAAATATGATCTGGTGCTCGACCCGTCGCACACCTGGCTCACCATCCATGAATCGGTCGGCCATCCGCTCGAACTGGATCGCGTGCTGGGTTACGAAGCCAATTATGCCGGCACCAGCTTCGCCACGATGGACAAGCTGCAAAGCCATTTCCAATATGGCAGCCAACAAGTGAACATTGTCGCGGACAAGACCCAGCCGGGCAGCCTCGGCGCGGTCGCCTATGACGATGAGGGCATCAAGACAAAGAAGTGGGATCTGATCCGCGACGGCAAGCTGGTCGGATACCAGGCGATCCGCGATCAGGCCCATATCGAGGGCAAGAAGGAAAGCGACGGCTGCGCCTATGCCGATAGCTGGTCAAACGTCCAGTTCCAGCGCATGGCCAATGTCAACCTTGAGCCGGGCAAGACCAAGAAGAGCGTCGCCGACATGATCGCAGGGGTCGAGGACGGCATCTACATCATCGGCGACGGCAGCTTCTCGATCGACCAGCAGCGCTATAACGCCCAGTTCGGCGGCCAGCTCTTCTACGAGATCAAGAATGGCAAGATCACCCAGCAGATCGAGGATGTCGCCTACCAGATCCGCACCCCGGAATTCTGGAACGCCTGCGTCGGTGTCTGCGACGCCAGCGACTATCGCCTGGGCGGCTCCTTCTTCGACGGCAAGGGCCAGCCGCCGCAGGTGTCCGCCGTGTCGCACGGCTCCTCGACCGCGCGCTTCAACGGCATCAACGTCATCAACACCGCGCGTTCGCTCGGCTGA
- a CDS encoding IS5 family transposase (programmed frameshift), producing the protein MDRFVLTDAQWAKMEPHCLGKITDPGRSGRNNRLFMEAVLWIVRTGSPWRDLPAQFGNWSTAFRRFRDWREADVFKRIFDALTEEPDMEYAMIDATIVKVHRHGQGAKGGPSSQAIGRSKGGMTTKILALTDALGNLVRFRLMPGNRFDSVGVAPLIEGVEFGALLADKAFDSNDIIADLNERGARIVISQHPRRAIPIRLDTEMYKWRHLIENFFCKLKEFKRIAMRACKTDQSFSAMIYLAAAVINSR; encoded by the exons ATGGATCGTTTTGTACTGACGGACGCCCAGTGGGCGAAGATGGAACCGCATTGTCTTGGCAAGATCACCGATCCCGGACGCAGCGGCAGGAACAATCGACTATTCATGGAGGCGGTGCTGTGGATTGTGCGAACGGGCAGTCCTTGGCGCGACCTGCCCGCCCAGTTCGGCAACTGGAGTACGGCGTTTCGGCGGTTCCGTGATTGGCGCGAAGCGGATGTTTTCAAGCGGATTTTCGATGCTTTGACGGAGGAGCCAGACATGGAATACGCCATGATCGATGCGACCATCGTGAAAGTTCACCGGCACGGTCAAGGTGCAAAAGGGGGAC CTTCGAGCCAGGCCATTGGCCGCTCCAAAGGCGGCATGACGACCAAGATATTGGCGCTAACCGATGCCTTGGGCAACCTTGTGCGCTTTCGCCTGATGCCGGGCAATCGTTTCGATAGCGTCGGTGTTGCCCCGCTGATCGAAGGCGTCGAGTTTGGGGCGTTGCTTGCCGACAAAGCTTTCGACAGCAACGACATCATTGCCGATCTCAACGAACGCGGTGCCAGGATCGTCATCTCTCAGCATCCACGCCGCGCCATACCTATTCGGCTCGACACTGAAATGTATAAATGGCGACACCTGATCGAAAACTTCTTCTGCAAACTCAAAGAGTTCAAACGTATCGCCATGCGTGCCTGCAAAACAGACCAAAGCTTCTCAGCAATGATCTATCTCGCTGCCGCCGTCATCAATTCACGATGA
- a CDS encoding JAB domain-containing protein, whose protein sequence is MGGDNQLMIAILDQDWRPRHVLPVGQEWHQLLQHLLADESSWIALFQRRRAGETPLPRPADIALTRSLARSLRPLDLRLADHVIRAGQARFSFRGAGLL, encoded by the coding sequence ATGGGTGGGGACAATCAGTTGATGATCGCGATTCTCGACCAGGACTGGCGGCCCCGCCACGTCCTGCCCGTCGGCCAGGAATGGCACCAGCTCCTCCAGCACTTGCTGGCCGACGAGAGCAGTTGGATCGCCCTGTTCCAACGGCGTCGCGCCGGCGAAACGCCCCTGCCCCGCCCCGCCGACATCGCGCTCACCCGCTCTCTGGCGCGCAGCCTGCGCCCGCTCGACCTGCGCCTTGCCGACCATGTCATCCGGGCGGGGCAGGCCCGCTTCAGCTTCCGCGGTGCGGGCCTTCTCTAA
- the thyA gene encoding thymidylate synthase: protein MHRPPAPHYEQQYLDLMRHVWTQGSERVDRTGVGTRSILGATMRFSLADDAVPLLTTKRVYWKVAAREMLWFLTGDTNIRELVRQGVHIWTDWPLDAYRRATGEAIDRDAFEARIIADEDFARQWGDLGPVYGAQWVNWPRYEPMGDGLYRRAENGHNQIADLVEAIRRTPGSRRLLFTGWNVAEVAQMALPPCHMTYQFQVADGKLNGVLFQRSCDLGLGFAFNIFGLSMMTRLLAQQTDLEPGEIVWQGGDVHLYLNHADLVEAQMDRIPSGAPKLRINRRPSSIFDYRIEDFEVVDYAPQAHISAPVAV from the coding sequence ATGCACCGCCCGCCCGCACCCCATTATGAGCAGCAATATCTGGACCTGATGCGGCATGTCTGGACCCAGGGGAGTGAACGGGTCGATCGCACCGGTGTCGGCACGCGGTCGATCCTGGGCGCGACCATGCGCTTCTCCCTGGCCGATGACGCGGTGCCGCTGCTCACGACCAAGCGCGTCTACTGGAAGGTCGCGGCGCGGGAGATGCTGTGGTTCCTGACGGGCGACACCAATATCCGCGAACTGGTACGGCAAGGCGTACATATCTGGACCGACTGGCCCCTCGACGCCTATCGCCGCGCGACGGGCGAAGCGATCGATCGTGACGCCTTCGAGGCGAGGATCATCGCGGACGAGGATTTTGCGCGGCAATGGGGCGATCTTGGCCCGGTTTACGGCGCGCAATGGGTGAACTGGCCGCGTTACGAGCCGATGGGTGATGGCCTGTATCGCCGGGCGGAAAATGGGCACAACCAAATTGCCGACCTGGTGGAGGCGATTCGTAGGACGCCGGGATCGCGCCGCCTGCTCTTCACCGGCTGGAACGTTGCGGAGGTGGCGCAGATGGCGCTGCCGCCCTGCCATATGACCTATCAGTTCCAGGTGGCGGACGGGAAGCTTAACGGCGTGCTGTTCCAGCGCAGTTGCGACCTGGGGCTGGGCTTTGCCTTCAACATCTTCGGCCTATCGATGATGACCCGGCTGCTGGCGCAGCAGACCGACCTGGAGCCGGGCGAGATCGTCTGGCAGGGCGGGGACGTGCATCTCTATCTGAACCATGCCGACCTGGTTGAGGCGCAGATGGACCGGATTCCGTCCGGCGCGCCCAAGCTCCGGATCAATCGGCGGCCGTCCTCCATTTTCGACTATCGGATCGAGGATTTCGAAGTGGTTGATTATGCGCCGCAGGCCCATATTTCCGCGCCCGTCGCCGTCTGA
- a CDS encoding 3-methyl-2-oxobutanoate dehydrogenase (2-methylpropanoyl-transferring) subunit alpha has translation MSDPNGFAGDEGQAGRNLPPLRLHVPEPPARPGESADFTHFDIPPAGTQPRPDEASQPADMRDMAYGLVRVLDEEGQAVGPWNPKLPPETLLKMLRAMALTRAFDARMFRAQRQGKTSFYMKSTGEEAVSIGAALALSRDDMCFPSYRQQGILIARDWPLIDMMNQIYSNKGDRLKGRQLPIMYSAREAGFFSISGNLTTQYPQAVGWAMASAAKGDTRIAATWCGEGSTAEGDFHSACTFASVYRAPVIMNVVNNQWAISSFSGFAGAEATTFAARAVGYGIAGLRVDGNDILAVYAATRWAADRARANAGPTLIEHFTYRVEGHSTSDDPTAYRSAEESSLWPLGDPIARLKQHCIALGIWDEERHAAMDKELAEMVRDAAREAEKNGILGHGLHHPMESMFEDVFEEMPWHLKEQQQQMLDEWKAAGL, from the coding sequence ATGAGCGATCCGAACGGATTCGCAGGCGATGAAGGACAGGCGGGGCGCAATCTGCCGCCGCTGCGCCTGCATGTGCCCGAGCCGCCCGCGCGGCCGGGCGAAAGCGCCGACTTCACCCATTTCGATATTCCGCCCGCCGGCACGCAGCCGCGCCCGGATGAGGCCAGCCAGCCCGCCGACATGCGCGACATGGCCTATGGCCTGGTGCGCGTGCTGGATGAGGAGGGGCAGGCGGTCGGTCCCTGGAACCCCAAGCTGCCGCCCGAAACCCTGCTGAAGATGCTGCGCGCCATGGCGCTGACCCGCGCCTTCGACGCGCGCATGTTCCGGGCGCAGCGGCAGGGCAAGACCAGTTTCTATATGAAGTCGACCGGCGAGGAAGCGGTGTCGATTGGCGCCGCGCTGGCGCTGTCGCGCGATGACATGTGCTTTCCCAGCTATCGCCAACAAGGCATATTGATCGCGCGCGACTGGCCGCTCATCGACATGATGAACCAGATTTATTCGAACAAGGGCGACCGGTTGAAGGGCCGCCAACTGCCGATCATGTATTCGGCGCGGGAGGCGGGCTTTTTCTCCATCTCCGGCAACCTCACCACCCAATATCCGCAGGCGGTGGGCTGGGCGATGGCGAGCGCGGCGAAGGGCGATACACGCATCGCCGCTACCTGGTGCGGTGAGGGATCGACGGCGGAGGGCGATTTCCATTCCGCCTGTACCTTCGCCAGCGTCTATCGCGCGCCAGTTATCATGAATGTCGTTAATAATCAGTGGGCTATAAGCAGCTTTTCAGGTTTTGCCGGAGCGGAGGCGACCACCTTCGCCGCGCGGGCCGTGGGCTATGGCATTGCCGGACTGCGGGTGGACGGCAATGATATCCTGGCTGTCTATGCCGCGACTCGCTGGGCCGCTGACCGAGCACGCGCCAATGCCGGGCCGACGCTGATCGAGCATTTTACCTATCGGGTCGAAGGGCACAGCACGTCCGACGATCCGACCGCCTATCGTTCCGCCGAAGAAAGCAGCCTCTGGCCGCTGGGCGATCCGATCGCGCGGTTGAAGCAGCACTGCATCGCCTTGGGCATCTGGGACGAGGAACGCCACGCGGCGATGGACAAGGAACTGGCCGAAATGGTCCGCGACGCCGCGCGCGAGGCGGAAAAGAACGGCATTCTTGGCCATGGCCTCCACCATCCGATGGAATCGATGTTCGAGGATGTGTTCGAGGAAATGCCCTGGCACCTCAAGGAACAGCAGCAGCAGATGCTGGACGAATGGAAGGCGGCCGGGTTGTGA